The DNA window AGTGTCCTGATTGCGGCAAGTCCGACTGGACCGACGCACGCCGCTTTAACCTGTTGTTCGAGACCAATGTCGGCGTGCTGCAAGACGCTAAGAACAAGGCCTATCTGCGCGGTGAGACCGCCCAGGGCATCTTCATCAACTTCAAGAACGTGGTGAACACCATGCGCAAGAAGCTGCCGTTCGGCATCGCCCAGGTCGGCAAAGCCTTCCGCAACGAGATCACGCCAGGCAATTTCATCTTCCGCACCCGCGAGTTTGAACAGATGGAGATCGAATATTTCATCAAGCCGCCGCAGACTGAAGACGAGTGGCGCAAGCCGTTCGAAGAGTGGCAGAACCAGATCAAGAAGTTCTTCGCCGAAGATTTGGGCCTGTCTGACGAGAACATGCGCTGGCGCCGCCACGACGAGAACGAGCGCTCGTTCTATTCCAAGGATACTTACGACGTCGAATACAATTATCCGACCTTGGGTTGGGGCGAGCTGCATGGCTTCGCTTACCGTACCGATTATGATCTGCAGCAGCATATCAAGTATTCCGGCATTGACCTGTCATACACCGACGATGAAGGCAACAAATTCGTGCCGCACTGCATCGAGCCGTCTTTCGGTTTGACCCGCACGTTGCTGGCCGTTTTGCTCGAAGCCTATAATGAAGAAGAGGTGAAAGAGGGCGATGTGCGCACGGTCCTGAAGTTCAAGCCGGCGATCGCGCCGATCAAGGTGGCGGTGTTCCCGTTGCTCAAGAACAAACCGGAGCTGGTAGCCAAGGCGCGCGAAGTCTTTTCCGGATTGCGCCAAGTCTGGATGTGCGAATTCGATGATAACGGCAACGTGGGCAAGCGGTATCGCCGCCAGGATGAGATCGGCACCCCGTATTGCGTTACTATCGACTTCGATACTTTGGAGAAGGGCGTAGTGACGGTACGTGATCGCGACACCATGCAACAGGAGACCGTCAAGGTTGAGGATTTGAAGAGTTATTTGGCAGCAAAATTGATATAAGAGGAAGATTTGAAAAGGCGGTAGCAATACCGCCTTTTTTTACAAAAAAAGCCAAGCACTGGAGGGCTTGGCTGGGGGAGAAAAGAACATCAGGCCGAATGGGCGATCGGCTTTGCGAAAACTCCGCGCATCTGTCCGAGCATGACGCAGCATTCCAGCTGCTTGGCGAAGACCAGGACTTCTTGAGGAGCTTTGCGTGCGACCGCATCCCGGCCGAAGTTGCAATAACCCAGAGTGGTGATCACCCAGTCAGGGTCAAGCGTTTCGCCGAAAGTGTCATGTCCTTGCTTGAGCAAAAGACGCCAAAAGTCGAAATAGTCTCTGGCCTGGCTGTAGAACACCTGCTCGTCGCCGATGGCGGCGAGTTTGGCAGTTTGGGTCGAATTCAATTCCACTGAAAGAGAAAGGGCGGGAGCAGTCATGAGGGGCCTCCTTTAACCGTTTATTTGTTCGCTCCGAAGCTATGTACAGTATATCACCCGGTTACGATTGTATGAAGATGTGTTTTGTGATATAAATTAATTGACTTAATTCATTATTGCTCAAGACTATGATCAAAGTAGACCAAGTTACTTGTATCGGTTGCGGCACCTGCGTCGCCTTGTGTCCGAAGGTTTTCACGATTAACGCCGAAGGCAAATCGCAAGTAATCAGCCAGGATGATGCCGAGTGTGCCAAGAATGCTGCAGCCAGCTGCCCGGTCCAGGCGATTTCCGTAGAATAATCCTTTTGAGAAACTTCAAATCAACACCCTTAGGGGTGTTGATTTTTTTACTTTTTTGTGCTAAAAATAAGACAATTTGCTCATTGATTAATTGATTGGATTCCACCTTCGGCGTCAAGCCGCAAAAAAAACAGCGTACAGAAAGGAGCTGAATATGAAAACGTATGAGAGGGTTATGGTGGTTATGGCGGCAATGGTCATTATCATCGGCTTTACCGCCAATTCGTTCGCCGGCCTGCTTGGCAGCCAGAAGCTCTACGAACCGCCAGTACCGATCGGCGGCTCTGGTCAAAAGCTATTGGCAGTGCAGGGCAACAAGGTCCATCAGGCTGCTAAGTCGTCCAATGGAACATACGACCTGTATTCCATCAACCTGATGGATCCTGCAAGACCGTATGTCATGGGCAAGGTGTGCCTGCAGATGACCGCAGTTTACGAAGTCCTGCAGGGACGCAACTGGGTTTATGTCCTCGGCGACTTCAATCGCGGACGGTATGTGCATGTCATCGATGTCAGCGACCCCCAGCCGAGGATTGACAGCGCCTTCCCGGTGCCGTCCGATGCCTTTGCCATGTCATTGAGCCGCAAGTGTTTGGCTGTAATCGGCAAGGATACGCTGAAAGTTTTCGACATCGATAAGCCGAGGAAAGTCTCGGTCGTCGACGAATATGTCGAGCGGGCAGGCGGCTTCGCCGCTATCAAGATCAACGGCCGCAACGCCTATGTCTTGTGCCATCCGCCAGGGCAGCCGTCGCGGATCATCAACTACTCCGTGACCGACTCGAGCCGTGTGGAGAAGATCAATTCCGTGCCGGTCAGTCCGTTCGCCGCCGAGCTTTATTTGCTCGATGAGTTCAATGATGGATATGTCATGGCCATGGGGACGGAAGAACCAAAAATCAGCGAGACCTACCCGTTTTCCCGTCCGAAGCTCGAGGTCAGGGCGTACTTTGATGCCTTCGCCATCACCAGGGACCATGGCAAACTGAAGCCTATCCAGGCGCCGATAACTTCCAGCAAAGAAATGGTCGTCGCTGTGACTAGCTGCGACAATGTCGGGCAGATGTTCCACATCGCGGAACAGGAGTGGTTCTGGAACGAGCGCCAAGGCCAATTCGTGTCCCGGCCGGTCATCAAGCAGTTCGGCATGACTCGCAACGGCTTCAGCCTGCTCCAAGCGACTGCTACGGGGATAACTTACCCGACCTTCATGGAGCAATTCGGTGACAGTCTTTGTGTCTACGGCTTCGATTTTGACGGCAAGCCGCAGTTGGAAATCTTTCAGGTTACCAAATAGCTCTTCGAGTTTCTCGGCCGCCATTCCTTGCGAATGGCGGCTATCTTTTTTATGGACATTAATCATGATAGTGATAAGATACAGATATTATGACTTTAGAGCAGGCTAAACAATTCGATATTCCCAAATTGCCAGGCAGCTATCAATTTTATGATGCGGCTGGCAGTTTGCTGTATGTCGGCAAAGCCGCCAACCTGAAATCGCGAGCCTTGTCGTATTGGCAGAAGAGCACCGACCACTCGCCGGCCAAAGCCGCCATGGTCAAGGAGGTGGCTGATATCAGATGGATCGTGACTGACTCGGAAATCGAAGCGCTGCTGCTTGAATCGAACCTGATCAAGAAGCATCAGCCGCCCTTCAACGTGATGCTGCGCGACGACAAGCGTTTCGCTTATGTCAAAGTCTCGCTCGACGACGAGATTCCCGGAGTATTCGTGACGCGGACGATTGATAAGGCGGGCAAGTATTATGGCCCCTTCGTCAGCTTGACCGCGGTTAAAGAGACCTTGAAGACCATCCGCAAGATTTGGCCTTATTGCACCACGCGCAAGCCGCAGAAAAAACCCTGCTTCTATTACCAGGTCGGACGATGTGTCGGGATTTGCGGCGGCATAGTCACGAAAAAGGAATATATGGATAAAGTAATACGTCCGATCATGCTTTTTTTTGAAGGCAAGAAGAACAAGATGATCAGCGAGCAGCAAGCGGCCATCGATAAGATCGAGAAAAAAATGGCAAAGAAGGGCGTGGCTCCAGAAACGGTCGCGGAACTCGAGACCGAGCTGAGACTCCTGAAATTCCAACAGTCCAACATGAGGAACGTGCTCGAGCATGCCCACATCCTGGGGCTCGAAGACAAATACGCGACCGATGTGGTCGAGTTGGCCAAGGTTCTTGGACTGCCGCGGACGCCGCAGCGCATCGAAGGTTATGACATCTCCAATATTTTCGGCCAGGAAGCCGTCGGTTCGATGGTGGTTTTCGCCGAAGGCGAGCCGGACAAGGCCGAGTATCGCAAATTCAAGATCAAAGTCGGCCAGGGGCAGGCCAGCGATATCAGAATGTTGAAAGAGGTATTGGAGCGCCGGTTCAATAATGATTGGGCCTTGCCGGACCTGATAGTCGTCGATGGCGGCAAGGGCCAGCTGAATGTCATCTCGGCCGTGTTGAAAAAGTTCAAGCTCGATATCCCGGTCATCGCCATCTCAAAAGGGGAGGGGCTGCGATCGGGCATCGCCCCGGACAAGCTGTTTTTTCCGGGAGAGAAACAGGCCCTTGAATTGCCGTTGGCTTCGCCGGCCTTGCACTTGATCAAGCGGGTGCGCGACGAAGCGCATCGCTTCGCCATCACTTATCATCGTGATTTGCGCAGCAAATCGTGGTTGCACAAGTAAAAAGACGTTTGCTATAATCAAAGTAAATAAGTATTGTTATTTACTTTATGGCTAAAGGAGGAGGTAAGATTCTGATCGGCATTTTTGCTTTGTCAGGATTTTTTTATTGCGCGGTTTCGATTCGCTTGGCTTTTAGCGCCAACATGATTTCAGCTACGTCGACGCCGCTGGTCGTGTTGAATGAAATCGCCTGGATGGGCAACGCGTCAAACGAGAATCAGGAATGGATCGAGCTGAGGAGTAATTCTTTTGAGATGATCGATCTCTCTGGCTGGCGGCTTAAGGCCGCTGATGGCACGCCAGATATCGCGCTCAAAGGTGTAATTGAACCAGACGGGTTCTTTCTGCTCGAGCGCACCAACGAGCAGGCGGTAGCGAGCGTCACATCGAGCCAGATTTATACCGGGGCCCTGGGCAACGGAGGCGAATTGTTAGAACTTTATGACGCTTCGAGCACGCTGATAGACCGCTCGTCAGATGCGTCGATCTGGCCAGCTGGCGATAACGCCACGAAGCAGACGATGGAACGTGACGTCGACGGATATTGGCATTCGAGCGTCCTGCCAGGCGGCACACCCAAGGCGATGAACAGCATTCCGGCATCTTCGACTCCAGACGCCTTGCCGCCGGATATTGCGGCAAGTTCCACTGACGCGACATCTACCCAACAAGTCGCGGGCGAGACGGTTTCACAGCCACCCAGCGCTATTGCCCCGCCTCCGATCATCGAACCGGAAATAGAGATTACCGAAATTTTGCCCAGTCCAAAAGGCAGCGACTCTGCGGGAGAGTTTATCGAGCTGTATAATGCCGGAAGTTTTCCGGCTGACTTGACGGGTTGGAAACTCGTTAGCGGTGAGCGCCAGTATGTAATAATTTCAAGCTCATCACGATCGAATGTCGTAGGAGCTAGAGCCTATTTGACGATCTGGCGTTCCGAGAGCCGGCTGGTGTTGCCCAACGATCAGGGACAGGTCTTGTTATATTCTCCAGAAAAATCGGTGCCGCGACAAGTTGTCAGCTACGAACGCGCCCCTGAGGGCAAGAGCTATGCCAAGAATGAAATGAGTGAGTGGCGCTGGAGCGAACAGCCGACGCCTGGAGAAAATAATATCATCAAGGCGGAGAACCAGGCTCCGGAAGTCGACTGGTCGGTAAAGCCTCTGATTGAAGCGGGCGAGGCAGTGTTATTCGATAGTTCCGACACGACCGATCCTGAAGATGACAAGCTTTATTTCTGGTGGGAGTTCGGTGACGGCGCCAGCTCGACTGAGCCGAGTCCGATGCATTCATTCGCGAAGCCGGGGCGCTTTAAAGTTGAGTTGTCGGTGACTGACGGTAAGGCCAAGTCGACCAAGAGCCGCACCATAGCGGTGGAAGCGCCTAAAGCGACGTCGACAGGAAAAATAATCGCCGTCGCCGTTACCAAGCAAGTTCCGGTAATCGTCAGTGAATTATTACCCAACCCGATCGGCGAAGACGCGGACGGGGAGTGGATAGAGCTGCGCAATGCCGGGCAGCAAGAGGTTGATCTTTTCGGCTGGCAGATCGATGACGCGGCCGGCGGCAGCAAGCCCTACCGGTTCGACGATAACGTCATCATCAAGCCGTTGTCGTTTTACCTGGTCAATCGCGAAGATAGCAACTTGGCTTTGAATAATGGGTCTGACGAAGTCAGGATATTCGATATCTTCGGAAAGATAGTTGACTCCGTCAGCTACAGCGGAGCCAAGGAGGGTCAAAGTTATTCTCGGGACGAGAAAGGCCACTGGCAATGGTCTGCCCCGACAGCGGGCAAAACCAATCGAACTACACGGGTAGTAATCAGCCCTAAGGCGGCTATTCAAAAAAAGAAAGCAGTCACGGCCGCAAAGAAGGTGTCGGCTACAGCTAAAGCAGCCCGCCTGACGGTCAGCGGCATAGTTACGGCTTTGCCGGGGCATATCGCGAAACAGACATTCTATATAACTGGGGATGACTGTTGGCAAGTGTATAATTATCGCCGAGATTTTCCGAAGCTCAATCTCGGTGATCGGGTGCAGGTTAGCGGTTTGCCCGATGAAGTGAAGGGTGAAAAGCGGCTGAAGACCAGTAAGCTTTCTGACATGAAAGTGTTGGCGTCCGGAGCGGCGGTTGAACCGGAGCAGCTTAGTTGCATGCAGGTCGGCGCCACCAAGCTGAGCCAGTTGGTCGCGGTAAGGGGCGAGTTGACCAAGAAGACGGCCACGCTTTGGCACATCGATGACGGCAGCGGCGAGGTGGCGGTTTACTTACCTAAAGCGATCGCTGACAGCTTTTCTAAAATTGAAGAGGGTGAGCGTTTGGCTGTGACCGGCGTGATAACACCGGCCGCAACCGGGGTCAGGATCACCCCCAGAAGCATGGCTGATATTGTCTTGACGCAGGCGGCTGCGGCAAAAGAATATCCGGAGGCGCCGTCGGCGATACCGTCACGCGACTCGACTCTAGAGCTGAAACAGTATCTGGAATTGATCGGGTTAGGTGTCATTCTGGCAATTTCCGGCTGGTGGCTGCGCAAACGATATGCCTTTTAGCTGGCTTGAAAAATGAGGATGATTATTGTATAATCAGGAAACAAACATGAGCAGTTAAATAAATAATCATCATATAATCATGAAAAATTTATTACGTAATTTCCTTATATTTTTCGGCATCTTCTTGCTTATATCCTTGGCCTTGAGCAGCTTCGGCTCAAATACCAAGCCTGAAAATGTCAGTATAGATAAGCTTATAACCCAGCTGAACGAACAGCAGGTAAAGAGCTTGCAAGTGCAGGGTAGCGATGTCGTAGTCACGCTCAAAGATGACAAGAAAGAAACGGTCAAAAAAGAGTCCGGTCAGAGCCTGGCGGAGATGCTTAAGGACTTCGGCGTTACCCCGGATAAATTAGCAGGAGTCGCCGTCGACATCAAAGACGACTCAGGCACGACCTTCTGGACCGGCTTCATCTTGCCGATAATTTTGCCATTCTTACTGATCGCCGCATTCATTTATTTCATGCTTCGCCAAGTGCAAGGTGCCAACAATAAGGCCATGATGTTCGGGCAGTCGCAAGCTCGTGAATTTTCGAAAGAGAACAAGCAGAAAACGACTTTCAAGGATGTGGCTGGCGTTAAGGAAGCGAAAGAGGAGTTGAAGGAAGTGGTAGAATTCTTGAAGCACCCTAAGAAATTTTTGGATTTAGGAGCGCGTATCCCGCGCGGCGTCCTGCTCCTTGGCAGTCCGGGAACCGGCAAGACCTTGCTGGCTCGCGCTACGGCTGGCGAGGCTGGCGTGCCTTTCTTGTCGATTTCCGGTTCGGAGTTCGTCGAGATGTTCGTCGGCGTCGGCGCTTCGCGCGTCCGGGACCTGTTCAAGCGCGCCAAAAAGATGTCGCCTTGCATCATCTTTATCGACGAAATCGATGCTGTCGGACGTCGCCGCGGTTCCGGATTGGGCGGCTCTCATGATGAGCGCGAACAGACCCTAAACCAGATATTGGTCGAGATGGATGGCTTCGACCAGAATACCAATATCATCATCATGGCGGCGACTAATCGCCCGGATGTTTTGGATGCGGCCTTGCTCCGCCCTGGACGCTTTGATCGGCAGGTCGTTTTGGATGAGCCGGACATGGCTGACCGTGAAGCCATACTTAAGGTGCACGCACGTAAGAAGCCTTTGTCTAAAGAGGTGAGCTTGCGCCGTGTCGCTGAGCGTACGCCAGGATTTTCTGGCGCTGACTTGGCCAATCTATTGAATGAAGCGGCTATCTTGACGGCGCGGCGCAACCGCAAGACGATCGAAATGTCTGAATTGCTCGAGAGTATCGAAAAGGTTCTGCTCGGACCGGAACGCCGCAGCCGCATCCTGAGCGACCATGAGAAAAAGGTTACAGCCTACCATGAGGCAGGACATGCTTTGGTAGCCCATTTCCTGCCGCACACCGACCCGGTCCACAAGATCTCAATCATCGCTCGCGGACGTGCCGGCGGCTATACTTTGAAATTGCCAGTAGCTGACAAGCATCTTCGCTCCAAGACGGAATTCATCGAAGAGATTGCCGTTTTGCTGGCCGGACAGATCGCCGAGCGCGAGACTTTCGGCGAAGTTACGACTGGAGCGAGCTCTGATCTGCGTCGTGCCACCCAGATCGCCCGCCAGCTGATTACCGATTATGGCATGAGTAATACGCTAGGTCTCCGCACTTATGGAGAAAAAGAGGATATGATTTTCTTGGGCAAGGAAATACATGAGAATAGGGACTACAGCGAACGGACAGCCGAACAGATTGATCGTGAAATTTCCGATTTCATCGACCAGGCGGCTCACCAAGCCCAGGGAGTGATCCATGAACAGCACAAACTTTTGGAAAAGGTCGTAGCCCATCTTTTGGAAAAGGAGACTATGGAAAAAGAGGAATTCGAGGCGGTGGTTGGCCCGAAAAAGTAATAAGACGAAAAGCAAATATAAAACAAAACGGCCGCTCGGCCGTTTTGTTTTTGGGCCAGCGGGTTGACTTTCTTGGTTATTTGTTTCATAATTAGCCATTATTTGGTTCATTTTAACTGAGGGAGGTAGTCAAAGCATGAAAATAAGGAAGCTAGCCATCTTTAATCCTATCAGGCACGAGCTTGGCCAGTCGTTTGAACGTGACGCTGAGGCATATCCGAACATGATCCGATCGGCAATCAAGCTGGCGGAAATGGCCAGGAATATGAAGACCCCGCTTAAAAAGCGTATCGTCTTATATCCTCCGACGCAGTGCGGCATCGCCACGGGTACGCTCTTGGCTCAGTTGTTTCACGCTAAATTAGCTGAAACATCTGAACTTCTGCCGAACAAGCCCCACGACATGTATTGCAGTGACGAAACGGCGCTCGCAGAAGTCATCAAGAGTTATAGCAGGGAATATGAATTCATCATTCTTGTTACCAACATCAACCATGCGACCACGGAGCTATTTCTGAGCAGCAATCTCAGCCAGCTTCTGTCGATGACCATCCCTGGGTGGCAAACCTGTTATCATACGGTAATCTGGGATTGCGAACCCGTAGAGCCTTAACGGCTCAAGCCAAGCCTTCGAGAAATCGAGGGCTGCTTTTTTATTGACTAATCCCCGTACAGTGCTACTCTTTAAATAAGATAATTAAGTGAAATTTATGCCAACAATTTACGGTGTTGATACCGAAAAATCGATTTCTCCCGAAGATGTCCGCGATGCGATCGTGGAGTGTTTCGTCGCCGCCCATCAGGAGCAGCTCGACGAGTTGAAAGATTATGTGGACGATGAATCCAAGGATAATTTTGAAGAGATGAAGCGGATAAATGTCCGCCAGCTGATGCGCAGCATGTTCAGCCAGGCTGGAGGTGATTTCGATAATCCGAGCAAGGAGGCGATTCTCGCTGCCTTGGAGGAAATCAAGAAATTCGCGGTTAATTTCAGGAATCAGAAAATCGTCGCCAAGCATTATGGTGAGATTGCCAAGTTGGTTGCATTGCTGAAATAGCTGAGCCTATGCAAAAATCAAAGGCAAAAAATGGCTGGCTGGTGATTCTGGCGCTTTCGCTTTTTCCTTTTCTGCCGTGGCTGACGTTAAGACCGCTATCCGAACGCTTCGCCGACGGCTGGACGACAGCCACGAGTCTGGGCCAACTGGCCGGGCTGGTCGGTATGGCCATGTTCGGCCTAGCCATCATTTTGAGTGCCCGCACCAAGTGGCTTGATAAGCATTTCGCTGGCCTAAATATCGTTTATATCAAGCATCATCAGGTCGGCGCGATCAGTTTTGTCCTGCTTTTGCTCCATCCCCTCCTGTTGGCGGTCAAATATGGGCAGACTTCATGGCATTTGGCGGCCCAGTTTTTTTTGCCGAGCGCTAATTTACCATTGAACTACGGTAAGGCATCGCTTGTCTTGATGATCTTGCTTCTGCTCCTGACCTTCTATGTCAGATTGCCTTATCAAATTTGGAAATTATCGCACAAGTTTTTAGGGCTGGCATATTTTTTAGCCATACTGCACCTGCTTTTCATCTCCAGTGACACTAGCCAGAGCCTAGTGCTCAAGGGCTATTTGCTTCTGATCTCTTTGCTGGCGCTGGCTGCTGTTTTTTACAGAGTGGTTGACAGCAAAGCATTGGTCAAGTCCTGCCAGTACAGGGTTGAAGCGGTAAATCGAATTAGCGGGGCGGTTGTTGAAATTATCATGAAGCCCGCGGGGGGCGAGATGTCTTATAATCCTGGGCAATTCGTTTTTATCGCTTTCGACCAGGATGGATTCAGGGAGCGACACCCTTTTACCATCAGTTCGGCCGGCAACGGCCTGTCAGTCGCGGTTAAGGGTCTGGGCGATTACACCTCAAAATTACCGGATTTAAAAATAGGAACGTCCGCCTCGATCGAAGGCCCTTACGGCCAGTTTTCTTATCACCACTCGGTCAACAAAAAGCAGGTCTGGCTGGCTGGCGGCATCGGCATTACTCCTTTTTTGAGCATGGCACGCAGTCTGGGCGATTCGTCGGATTATGACATCGATCTGATTTACTGCTCTAACAACGCGGGAGAGGCGGTATTCATCGATGAACTCAAGTCGCTGGCTGAGACCAGGAGTTGGTTCCGGGTCCATGGCTTCTTTTCCGATGAGCAGGGAAAAATTTCAGCCGATATCATTAGTAAGATTACCGGCGGCTTGAAAGAACGCGATTTTTTCCTATGCGGCCCGCCAGGCATGATGGGTGCGATCAAGACACAATTAAAAAATTATGATATTCCTAGCGAGCTCTTGCATTCAGAGGAATTTGCAATGATATGATCAAAAAAATTGTTACCTTCAGCCTGTTTGTTTTCGTGTCAGCAGTAACTGGCATCTTGATTGCCGGATTTCTGGTGTCCCGACAGAAGTGCGATACTCCGAGTTTCGCTAGCGTAGGAAATGACGGGCTGATGTCAGCCACGGGCACTGCATCGGCAGGGCAGATTGCGCCGACTGAGACCACACTCTCGGTTTCGGAGGTGGCCAAGCATAACAATCCTAAAGATTGTTGGCAGATAGTCGACGGCAAGGTTTACAATTTCACCTCGTATATGAACCAACATCCGGGCGGCGTCGGAACGATTATTCCATATTGCGGCAAAGAAGCAACGTCCGCTTTTTCGAGCAAGGGAAATCAGGGTAGCAACCATTCCGATTTTGCCTGGAATCTTTTGAATAAGTATCTGGTGGGCAGTCTTGACCAAAAAATCGCCTCCTCGGTCGTAGCAACTCAGAGCAAGGAACAGGTCTCGGGCCAAGGAGCAGCGCCTTTGGCCGCAGCAAAGGTTGAGACCGCGCCATTAGTCAGTAAAGCGTCCGCCCCCACCAGCAATGGCGTTGCTCTCACTTCGGCGGAAATTTCAAAGCACAACAGCATCAGCAGTTGTTGGCTGGTAGTTTCCGGAAAGATTTACGACGTTTCCAGCTATTTGAATAAGCATCCGGCCGGCGCTAGAGCTATAACTCCTTATTGTGGCAAAGAGGCCACGGCCGCCTTTAGTGGGACTAACGGCGGGCATGTCCACTCAAGTTATGCCTGGACATTGCTTGGCAAGTTTTATGTCGGAACCGTCGGACAGCAGTCTACGGCCTCAGCTGTGGAACAGGCCGCGCAGCAAGCGCAAACTGCCGCACAACAGGCGCCAGCGGGAGGCGACGATGAAGAAGAATTCGAAGATGATTAGGTTTCCCCATTCAGTTTAGATCACCAAACAACAAATAAACAACGCCCTTCGAAGAGGGCGTTGTTTATTTGTTACAAAAAGATTATTTGTGTTATAATATTAATTACAGATTAGAAAATATTTTCTTTCATGCTACGAATTTTTTATCTTCTTCAAGGGGAGGTTAATCGCACTGAACTCAAATTAGCGAACAGGCTCGAACAGCGGCTCGAACAGCCGTATAGTTCGAGCATTTTTTATTTCAGCATCATCGGCCTTAACCTGTATCTGGTTTTTTGGCAGATGGTTATGGACTTGTATAAGTTCCTTATCATCAACTTTGTCGATCCGGGCGAGTCTTTCAATCTGTTTTTCCGACAGCGGGAGCTTAGGAGCTGTCCTTTTTCTTATGCTGGCTACAAGCGGGTACAAACCAAAATCAGGATGTTCAGTCTTCTGGGTATAACTGCCATGGTTGTCGTGGCAGTTGTCTCCTCCTTGATAACCAATTTGTTATTCGGAGGCAAGCAGCCGACCTTTGCCGCTACTTACGGTTGGCTCCAGGAAAGTTGGGTGGGGGGAGCGGCCACTACTACGAGTTTGGAGCATAGCGGCTCAAGCGGTCAGCAGAACGCCGGCTGGGATAAGTATTATTCTGTTGATAATAGTGTTTCCATAAGCGGGGCCGGCTTGAGCTTGGCGTTTGCCACTTCCTCTATCAGCGAGACCTTCACCTCAACTGTTTATAAGGATTCGGTTAATACCGTTTCGAATTGGAGCACGACGACTGGCAGAATCGAGGCGCCGGGCGAGACTGTCACGATTGAAAATTTGGCTCCGAAATTCGCCGAGCTGTTCCCGGGACAAGACGATGGAGTGACTGCCGGGGTGGCCTCTGGTGATGATCTGTTTTTCGGAACCGCTAACGGCAAGTTCGCCAAGTATAATCGAATAACTAATACGGTCACCAACCTTTCCTTGTCTTCTGGATTTTCATCTTTTTGGCCGGAAAATGCGAGCGGAAATAATAGTATCCAAGCCATGAAATTCGATGGTGACGGCGTTCTTTATATCGCTGGCAAAGGTGGCCGATTTGCCAAATATCAGGGCGGCACAGCAGTCAATCTGGCTGGTACGGTGCCCAATTTCACGAACTTAACCACAGGTTGGGGTTCTTACGATATCTATAGCATCGCTTTCGTCGGGTTGGATG is part of the Candidatus Falkowbacteria bacterium genome and encodes:
- a CDS encoding glycine--tRNA ligase gives rise to the protein MEKVVSLCKRRGFVFPGSEIYGGMANSWDYGPYGTELKNNIAKAWWKTFVQLRDDVVGLDSAIITNPKVWEASGHVANFNDPLVDCKACKTRHRGDKLLEAVIGVDETAAIPFEQVGQKLNELKIKCPDCGKSDWTDARRFNLLFETNVGVLQDAKNKAYLRGETAQGIFINFKNVVNTMRKKLPFGIAQVGKAFRNEITPGNFIFRTREFEQMEIEYFIKPPQTEDEWRKPFEEWQNQIKKFFAEDLGLSDENMRWRRHDENERSFYSKDTYDVEYNYPTLGWGELHGFAYRTDYDLQQHIKYSGIDLSYTDDEGNKFVPHCIEPSFGLTRTLLAVLLEAYNEEEVKEGDVRTVLKFKPAIAPIKVAVFPLLKNKPELVAKAREVFSGLRQVWMCEFDDNGNVGKRYRRQDEIGTPYCVTIDFDTLEKGVVTVRDRDTMQQETVKVEDLKSYLAAKLI
- a CDS encoding ferredoxin, whose amino-acid sequence is MIKVDQVTCIGCGTCVALCPKVFTINAEGKSQVISQDDAECAKNAAASCPVQAISVE
- a CDS encoding excinuclease ABC subunit UvrC, with the protein product MTLEQAKQFDIPKLPGSYQFYDAAGSLLYVGKAANLKSRALSYWQKSTDHSPAKAAMVKEVADIRWIVTDSEIEALLLESNLIKKHQPPFNVMLRDDKRFAYVKVSLDDEIPGVFVTRTIDKAGKYYGPFVSLTAVKETLKTIRKIWPYCTTRKPQKKPCFYYQVGRCVGICGGIVTKKEYMDKVIRPIMLFFEGKKNKMISEQQAAIDKIEKKMAKKGVAPETVAELETELRLLKFQQSNMRNVLEHAHILGLEDKYATDVVELAKVLGLPRTPQRIEGYDISNIFGQEAVGSMVVFAEGEPDKAEYRKFKIKVGQGQASDIRMLKEVLERRFNNDWALPDLIVVDGGKGQLNVISAVLKKFKLDIPVIAISKGEGLRSGIAPDKLFFPGEKQALELPLASPALHLIKRVRDEAHRFAITYHRDLRSKSWLHK
- a CDS encoding PKD domain-containing protein is translated as MAKGGGKILIGIFALSGFFYCAVSIRLAFSANMISATSTPLVVLNEIAWMGNASNENQEWIELRSNSFEMIDLSGWRLKAADGTPDIALKGVIEPDGFFLLERTNEQAVASVTSSQIYTGALGNGGELLELYDASSTLIDRSSDASIWPAGDNATKQTMERDVDGYWHSSVLPGGTPKAMNSIPASSTPDALPPDIAASSTDATSTQQVAGETVSQPPSAIAPPPIIEPEIEITEILPSPKGSDSAGEFIELYNAGSFPADLTGWKLVSGERQYVIISSSSRSNVVGARAYLTIWRSESRLVLPNDQGQVLLYSPEKSVPRQVVSYERAPEGKSYAKNEMSEWRWSEQPTPGENNIIKAENQAPEVDWSVKPLIEAGEAVLFDSSDTTDPEDDKLYFWWEFGDGASSTEPSPMHSFAKPGRFKVELSVTDGKAKSTKSRTIAVEAPKATSTGKIIAVAVTKQVPVIVSELLPNPIGEDADGEWIELRNAGQQEVDLFGWQIDDAAGGSKPYRFDDNVIIKPLSFYLVNREDSNLALNNGSDEVRIFDIFGKIVDSVSYSGAKEGQSYSRDEKGHWQWSAPTAGKTNRTTRVVISPKAAIQKKKAVTAAKKVSATAKAARLTVSGIVTALPGHIAKQTFYITGDDCWQVYNYRRDFPKLNLGDRVQVSGLPDEVKGEKRLKTSKLSDMKVLASGAAVEPEQLSCMQVGATKLSQLVAVRGELTKKTATLWHIDDGSGEVAVYLPKAIADSFSKIEEGERLAVTGVITPAATGVRITPRSMADIVLTQAAAAKEYPEAPSAIPSRDSTLELKQYLELIGLGVILAISGWWLRKRYAF
- the hflB gene encoding ATP-dependent zinc metalloprotease FtsH is translated as MKNLLRNFLIFFGIFLLISLALSSFGSNTKPENVSIDKLITQLNEQQVKSLQVQGSDVVVTLKDDKKETVKKESGQSLAEMLKDFGVTPDKLAGVAVDIKDDSGTTFWTGFILPIILPFLLIAAFIYFMLRQVQGANNKAMMFGQSQAREFSKENKQKTTFKDVAGVKEAKEELKEVVEFLKHPKKFLDLGARIPRGVLLLGSPGTGKTLLARATAGEAGVPFLSISGSEFVEMFVGVGASRVRDLFKRAKKMSPCIIFIDEIDAVGRRRGSGLGGSHDEREQTLNQILVEMDGFDQNTNIIIMAATNRPDVLDAALLRPGRFDRQVVLDEPDMADREAILKVHARKKPLSKEVSLRRVAERTPGFSGADLANLLNEAAILTARRNRKTIEMSELLESIEKVLLGPERRSRILSDHEKKVTAYHEAGHALVAHFLPHTDPVHKISIIARGRAGGYTLKLPVADKHLRSKTEFIEEIAVLLAGQIAERETFGEVTTGASSDLRRATQIARQLITDYGMSNTLGLRTYGEKEDMIFLGKEIHENRDYSERTAEQIDREISDFIDQAAHQAQGVIHEQHKLLEKVVAHLLEKETMEKEEFEAVVGPKK